In a single window of the Melioribacteraceae bacterium genome:
- a CDS encoding phosphatidate cytidylyltransferase → MSNKFGKLSTRIFAALIGIPLIILLTLLGKIWFLFFVMVIAGASFTELTKMIKHKHNFVNYGIGLISTLAIVINSYSPFVDLEYLMTGIVLVTLLAELFRNRSSAISNLGVTFLSILYIGFFSSAIIQIREFYSNSTFTYFQGGYLIIALFGAIWFCDSAAYFIGSAYGKNRLMPRVSPKKSWEGAVAGFIFSIIAMLFAAEFALDFLTRTDAIIIGIIVGLFGQIGDLIESLLKRDANVKDSSSIIPGHGGVLDRFDSLLFSAPLIYLYLRLIN, encoded by the coding sequence ATGAGTAATAAATTTGGGAAATTAAGTACGAGAATTTTTGCCGCGCTTATTGGTATTCCTTTAATTATTCTGCTCACATTGCTCGGTAAAATTTGGTTTCTCTTTTTTGTGATGGTTATTGCCGGCGCTTCTTTTACTGAACTCACAAAAATGATAAAACATAAACATAATTTTGTTAATTATGGCATAGGTCTAATTTCCACTTTGGCTATAGTAATTAATTCTTATTCTCCCTTTGTTGATCTTGAATATCTGATGACCGGGATTGTGTTAGTTACATTGCTGGCCGAATTATTCCGGAACCGAAGCTCAGCAATTTCAAACCTTGGCGTTACATTTTTATCCATACTTTATATTGGATTTTTTTCCTCAGCAATAATTCAAATCCGCGAGTTTTATAGCAATTCAACATTCACCTATTTCCAGGGCGGATATTTAATTATTGCATTATTCGGTGCAATTTGGTTTTGCGACTCAGCCGCATATTTTATCGGTTCGGCTTATGGGAAAAACAGATTGATGCCTCGAGTAAGCCCCAAAAAAAGTTGGGAGGGTGCTGTTGCGGGATTCATATTTTCAATTATAGCGATGCTGTTTGCCGCTGAATTTGCATTGGATTTTTTAACGAGAACTGATGCCATAATTATTGGAATTATTGTTGGCTTATTTGGTCAAATTGGGGATTTAATTGAGAGTCTGCTCAAACGGGACGCAAATGTTAAAGATTCATCTTCAATTATTCCCGGGCATGGCGGAGTATTAGACCGATTCGACTCGTTACTTTTTAGCGCCCCATTGATTTATCTTTATCTCCGCCTCATTAATTGA
- a CDS encoding DUF2007 domain-containing protein, which yields MICPNCESEYLDDVKTCADCGTELIPIEQFEGNLIHPKDWVIVFTCSEPYEAEMLKANLEGAEIDSLILSQKDSSYNLPGDFSVVKLLVKKTDADAALQIINDIKENHNNDQDSEEEE from the coding sequence ATGATTTGTCCAAATTGTGAATCCGAATACCTTGATGATGTAAAAACATGCGCTGATTGCGGAACAGAGTTAATTCCGATTGAGCAGTTTGAAGGGAATTTGATTCATCCAAAGGATTGGGTTATAGTTTTTACATGCTCAGAACCGTACGAGGCAGAGATGCTAAAAGCTAATTTAGAGGGCGCCGAAATAGATTCGTTAATCTTATCACAAAAAGACAGCAGTTACAATTTACCGGGAGATTTCTCAGTTGTTAAACTGCTTGTTAAGAAAACTGATGCGGACGCCGCTCTCCAAATAATTAATGATATAAAAGAAAACCACAACAATGATCAAGATTCTGAAGAGGAAGAATGA
- a CDS encoding CPBP family intramembrane metalloprotease: MENNNPIPENEPEFDNKGNIFTTMSPVVAAFAAVIGIFLLYQFGGAILTLLIFGFDIEKADVNAMRLLTIAGQILLMLLPTLLIARAVYQENITFALRVRFPKWKEVGIFTVGFIILLPLLQNFLYLQNYAIKLFAESSGTVKKLVEMFDSMDAIVEKSYLQLLTVNSIFEGLFVVVLVAVTPAICEEALFRGFVQKSFEQKYKPIYSILLTSAFFGIYHFSPYGTIALISLGIYFGYAAYKSDSIFVPMVLHFLNNFFAVLAFLIIGDEELISAKATLEGGVTTPLISLIVLSIVFIVFIFWINRNYDSFINKGGENDLSKL; this comes from the coding sequence ATGGAAAACAATAACCCAATTCCTGAAAACGAACCAGAATTCGATAATAAGGGAAATATTTTCACTACAATGTCTCCGGTTGTTGCTGCCTTCGCAGCGGTAATTGGAATTTTCTTACTCTACCAATTCGGCGGTGCAATATTAACTCTGCTCATTTTTGGTTTTGATATTGAAAAAGCAGATGTAAATGCAATGCGCCTGCTTACAATTGCCGGACAAATTTTACTAATGCTACTCCCTACTCTGCTAATTGCGCGTGCGGTTTATCAAGAAAACATAACATTCGCGCTACGTGTACGATTCCCGAAATGGAAAGAGGTGGGAATATTTACTGTCGGATTTATAATTCTGCTGCCATTACTTCAAAATTTTTTATATCTCCAGAATTATGCAATCAAGTTATTTGCTGAATCAAGCGGTACCGTAAAAAAATTGGTTGAAATGTTCGACAGCATGGATGCTATAGTTGAGAAGTCCTATTTGCAGCTTTTAACAGTCAATTCAATTTTTGAAGGCCTATTTGTTGTTGTACTTGTTGCAGTTACTCCAGCCATTTGTGAAGAAGCTTTATTTCGTGGATTCGTTCAAAAAAGTTTTGAGCAAAAATACAAACCCATTTACAGCATACTACTCACATCTGCCTTTTTTGGCATATATCATTTTAGTCCTTATGGAACAATTGCATTAATATCATTAGGCATCTATTTTGGATATGCGGCCTATAAAAGCGATTCCATTTTCGTACCGATGGTTTTACACTTCTTAAACAATTTTTTTGCCGTGCTTGCGTTTTTAATTATCGGGGATGAAGAATTAATAAGCGCAAAAGCTACATTGGAAGGGGGAGTTACCACACCATTGATTTCATTGATAGTTCTTTCAATTGTGTTTATAGTTTTTATATTTTGGATTAATAGAAACTATGATTCATTCATCAATAAAGGAGGAGAAAATGATTTGTCCAAATTGTGA
- a CDS encoding DUF3108 domain-containing protein, which produces MKTFIKTINSTSKLNIYTLLIITTFLAKHSFAQTTNFRKVENTAFKAGEKLTFEVKYGFVTAGIAEYKIPKITKLAGRDVYQVTFDVSSIPAFDSFYKVRDHYETFIDVEGIFPWRFEQHIREGGYSRDFSVFLDQRKGKAKTSEGSYDIPLYAQDIVSAFYYARTLDYKNMKEGDRISLENFYKDKTYPLDIVYRGKEVVTVSAGKFECIILEPMVREGGLFKSEGNIVVWLTNDDVKIPVKVKTKVVIGSIDAELTGYSGLAGEIKSKRK; this is translated from the coding sequence ATGAAAACTTTTATCAAGACTATAAATTCAACGAGCAAACTAAATATATACACTTTATTAATTATTACAACCTTCCTCGCTAAACACAGTTTTGCTCAAACTACTAATTTCAGAAAGGTTGAGAACACGGCATTTAAAGCCGGTGAAAAACTAACTTTCGAAGTTAAATATGGTTTTGTTACCGCAGGAATTGCCGAGTATAAAATTCCTAAAATAACTAAACTAGCGGGACGCGATGTTTATCAAGTAACATTTGATGTGAGTTCCATACCGGCTTTCGATTCATTTTATAAAGTTAGAGATCATTACGAAACATTTATTGATGTTGAAGGAATATTCCCCTGGAGATTTGAACAACATATCCGTGAAGGAGGATATTCTCGAGACTTTTCAGTTTTTCTTGATCAAAGAAAAGGTAAAGCAAAAACTTCCGAAGGTTCATACGATATTCCATTATATGCACAGGATATAGTTTCGGCATTTTATTATGCGAGAACTTTGGATTATAAAAATATGAAAGAGGGAGATAGAATTAGTTTAGAAAATTTTTATAAAGATAAAACTTATCCCTTAGATATTGTTTATAGAGGAAAGGAAGTTGTTACTGTTTCGGCTGGAAAATTCGAATGTATCATTCTTGAACCAATGGTACGGGAAGGCGGTTTATTTAAAAGTGAAGGGAATATTGTTGTTTGGCTTACAAACGATGATGTGAAAATCCCGGTAAAGGTTAAAACAAAAGTTGTTATTGGATCTATTGATGCTGAGTTAACAGGATATTCAGGTCTAGCCGGCGAAATAAAATCTAAAAGAAAATAA
- a CDS encoding glycosyltransferase family 9 protein yields the protein MNPPKNILVVRTDRIGDVVLALPMAHAINQKYPNSQISFLVRQYTFPLASLNKYVKEALVLKEKNGRMLFWQNLKQIKNIFDTVIVSYPTFKLALLLFLAGIKVRIGTGYRWYSFLFNKKVYEHRKYGTKHELEHNLELLKLIGVEKPTDINFGIAIKAEAHFFIKDYLNNLGIKKDLPIVIVHPGSGGSAIDLPFEKMLELVTRLAKEEIALCITGTNEEKELCDRMIVSPGIINMAGKLSLEQLMALISQSDLLIANSTGPIHIAAALGKSTIGFYPKIASCSPTRWGPYSNKSVIFQPSLDCSNCNREQCEKINCMSSICIDDVYLSFKDILHKIGAEQ from the coding sequence ATGAATCCACCTAAAAACATACTAGTTGTTCGAACCGATAGGATTGGAGATGTTGTGCTGGCTTTACCAATGGCACATGCGATCAATCAAAAATATCCCAATTCACAAATTTCTTTCCTTGTACGCCAATACACATTTCCGCTCGCATCACTAAATAAATATGTAAAAGAAGCACTGGTTCTTAAGGAAAAAAATGGGAGAATGCTGTTCTGGCAAAACCTCAAGCAGATAAAAAATATATTTGACACCGTAATTGTTTCATATCCAACATTTAAGCTTGCGCTACTTTTATTTCTTGCTGGAATCAAAGTTAGAATTGGAACCGGTTACCGGTGGTATTCATTTCTATTTAATAAAAAAGTTTATGAACATAGAAAGTATGGAACCAAACATGAACTTGAGCATAATCTGGAATTGTTGAAATTGATAGGGGTTGAAAAACCCACCGATATTAATTTTGGAATCGCTATAAAAGCTGAGGCTCATTTCTTCATAAAAGATTATTTAAATAATCTTGGTATAAAAAAGGATTTACCGATTGTTATTGTTCATCCCGGAAGCGGGGGAAGCGCAATTGATCTTCCATTTGAAAAAATGCTGGAACTAGTGACTCGTTTAGCTAAAGAAGAGATTGCGCTGTGCATCACAGGCACCAATGAAGAGAAGGAACTTTGCGATAGAATGATTGTAAGCCCGGGCATTATCAACATGGCAGGTAAATTAAGTTTGGAACAGTTAATGGCTCTTATTTCGCAATCTGATTTGTTAATCGCAAATTCAACAGGTCCAATTCATATAGCCGCGGCACTTGGTAAATCGACAATTGGTTTTTATCCGAAAATCGCCTCATGCTCTCCAACACGATGGGGACCCTATTCAAATAAGAGTGTGATTTTTCAGCCAAGTTTAGATTGTAGCAATTGCAATAGAGAGCAGTGTGAAAAAATTAACTGCATGAGCTCAATATGTATTGATGATGTGTATTTATCCTTTAAAGATATTCTTCACAAAATAGGGGCGGAGCAATAA